The window attcggctcttCGAGCCAGGTTTgctattcaatacaatcatggctgattatccaactcagtgCCTCGTTCTGGATTTCTCACAAACCCTTTGATCCCAGCACCTTCCTGAAAACATCCAATGTTTTGGCCTCCGCTGTTTTCAGTGGTAGGAAATTCCACAAGCTCACcagtctgggtgaagaaatttactTCATCTCAGTCATAAATGGCCTACTGCAGATCCTTAGAATGTCACTTTGGTTCTGGGTTCTCTCAGTCATCAAGCATTTTCTTCCTGTTTggttctgttagaattttatagatttctatgagaTCTTCATTCTTCTCAACCCCTGTGGATATAATCCTAAATAATCTAGTCtttcttcatacatcagtcctgccacctCAGAAATCGGTCTGGTAAATCTTCATTGCTCTCCCTCTGTAGCAGAATATCCTTCCTCTgacaaggagatcaaaactgcatacaatactccaggtgtggtctcctcaAGGGCCCTATACAATTGCAGAAAGACATCCTTGCCCCTATACTCTAAACATtctatcctgtcaagtcccctcagaatcttgtatgtttcaataaggttacattacattcttCTAAAATCACATGAATGAAGGTCTAACATGTTCTTGATAAATCAATTCCTTCATTTCCGGAATTAGCCTAGTGAATCACTTTTGTACTGCCTCCAGTGCCAGCATATCTTTGATTAAAAATGGGGACGGAACATTACATGTACTTctaatgtggccttaccaacacCATACAGTCGTAACAAGGCTTTCCCATTTTTAAACTGCAAGCCTCTAGCAATAAAGTCCAAAATCGCATTTGTTTTATTTAATTGCTACACTGCATGCTAACATTTCTGTTTCATGCATAGAAAGAGTCTGATCCCGTCTGTGATGCTCACTTTTGGAGTTTCTCTTTATTTAAGTTTTAGTTTGCTGTTggattcttcctgccaaagtgtttGTCTCTCACTTTCCTAAATTAAACTCCGCCTGCCAAGTTTTTTGCCCAATCACTCAACCTATCTAAATTCTCTTGCAGTTTTCTTGTGTCCTTATCACAGCAGGCCTCCCCacttatttttgtatcatcagcaaataatTACACATCACACTTTGCAACCcccttccaaatcattaatatagatagCAAATAATATGAGACCATAGGACTGTTCCTTGTGTCATTCCACTAGTTATTTCTTACCAAACTGAAAATTtcccattaatcctgactctatCTCCTGCCCATTTGCCAATCCTCAATCTGTGTTTATACATTACCCCTAACACCATGAGTTCCTATTTTGTGCAGTACCTTTTTCTATGTGACACTTTCTTGAATGCCTTCTGCAAATACAATACAGCTGCAGATTCTCCTTTATCAGCTCTGTTTGTTACATGCTCAAATGACTCTAGtaaatttgtcaaacataatTTCCATATCCTTCATCTCCATGTCACCTGGCATATCAGATCATTTAGGAGTCTTATTCCAGAGTTACTCTTAAAACAAACTTATGCAATTTGACTGCAGAGAAAGGAGTCTGCACAGACAGACCCCAACAGGCATTGTCAAAATAGATATTTCCTTGACTCTAGCTTTTGTGTTCTGTTTGAAATGGTTTTAGCAATAATTGCATTAATACTAGCTGATGAGCAAAAGAGCAAGGAATATGTAGACGAATATGTATTGCTGAAGTTTCCAGACTTAATTCTTTAGAAATAAAAGATATAACTTGTTGATGTGCAAGGCAGGCAATGTTTTGAAAATATGAACTAACACGCTCGCTATCTGTGTCCATCTTCTTAGGTGAAAATCCAACAGCAAAGCGGAAACCGCCTTTATTTCGCCCTCGGTTTCGTTTTGAGCCAGTTGCATTTGTTAGCAGCAGCACCAAGGAGGAGGATGAAGTGAAGAAAAAGCCAAGTCAATCAGACAAGCCACGAAGGTGGGCAGATTTAGATGAAGATAATTCAAATTGTTTGATTAGAATGGAGGAGAAATCGGTAAAAGCAGAGTCTCAATCCACCTCAAAAACAAGCAAATCTAGCAAAAGTTCAAATGGCCCACTGGATCCTGCCACTTCTCAGAATTCTAACACGTGTGATTATGACTCCTTGTGCAAAACCATCTTCACAGATGGAGAGCAAGCCAAAAGTGGAAACTGCGTTAATGGGATAAGCTGTTTAAGCACTTACATGTCTAAAATACAGCAGAATTATTCTGCTAAATATGAAGCTTATCATTCCAATCCATCAGATCTTTATCCAACAATGAGGGGACCGGATTTTTCCAAGACCCCAGTTGCCAATAAACAGGGCTACAAGGGCCTGGGTTTCACACAGACCAAACGGTCGAAAAGTAGAAAATCTTCTAAGAAGAATGCCAGCAAGTCAGTCCTTCCAGAACCTTTGTCAAGCAAGGAATCTCCATCTGGTGGCTTTTCTCCATCTGCAATAAAGAGCAGACAGACTTTCTTTAATATGCTTCAGATATCTGTGTCAAGAAAGCTTAGTTCTATTGGAGGTTTCAGTAACCAGCTAAACCATAGTGACGTGCTAAGCAGCTGTATTCAGACATGTAAAACAAATCCTCAGTATTTCTACGTATCGCTGAAGGAGATCCCTCCAGCTGATGTACCAaaaaataagaaagtcttgacaGATGGCTATGCCTGTGAGTTGAGATGTCAGGGTGTCTACTTGGCTACAGGTTATGCTGGCAGCAAAATTGGAGCTCGCGATAGGGCCTCTGAGCAAGCCTTAAAATTGTTCCTTAAAGATGTGGTGGTTGAGGTTGTGAAGCGCAAGTGTAAAAGTAATTGTATTGATGATTTAATATTATGTGAAAAAAACACCCCTCGAAATGACATTCCTCCTGCTCTCAAAAAGCCAGATGAGAAAATCCCAAGCAAAGATACTAAAGATACAGCCAATAAAGGGAATGAAACAACTAAACAGAACAATCGGAATTCGAAGGATCTCAAAAAGAAGCACTGGATGGATTTTGTCATTTTGGAGACCGCAAAAAATGCTGTCTGCATTCTGAACAATTCAGCCCAATTTAACAGAATGACCGTGGATTACAAGTTTCAACTGACGCCCAGTCAGATCTGGCAATGTCGTGTTTTTGTTGAAGATCACTTTATTGCTGAGGCTTATGGAACCAAGAAGTTGGTGAAGCATACAGCGGCAGAAAAAGCTTtgacaatactgagggaaacgCAACCTGTTGTAAAATCAAGCAAACCAGGAAACACTGATGCAGCCATCTCTCGAAGTGCAATTCTTGGAAGATCGGCTGAGGAAGCTCTTAAACAAAAGATCACAGAGGACAACATTGGCAATCAGCTTTTACGGAAAAtggggtggaaaggaggtggtTTGGGGAAAGAGGGTGAAGGTATTGCAGAGCCAATCATTGTAAAAGAACAGTTCAAGAGAGAGGGCCTGGGTTTAGAGATGAGCAAGAGTGGTTCTAAATTAAACAAGCGTGATATAGAAGATCTTATCAAAAACTATGCCCGCTCGGATAAGCAGGAAGAACTGACCTTTTCCAAAGAGCTAACCAACGATGAGCGAATGCAAATCCATCAAATGGCTGCAAAGTATGGCCTCAAGAGTAAATCCTATGGAAAAGGAAAGGAGCGTTATTTGGTTGTGAGCAGAAAGGTCCGTGTAGATGATATTATGAACCAGCTTGCACAAGAAGGACAAGTTGGCCGATTTGAACTGGTAGTGCCCGGTTCTTCAACTTGATGCAGAACTCTGCCcaatttttcatttttatttatgtGCAGATTTCTTCCGAAGTGAGACTTTCCCCCTGTAATCTGAATTCAGTTAATGTAAATGGTTTCTCAATTGCAATAGAAGTTTATCTACATCTATTATTTACAGTTTTGAAATCGTCATCAGTGAGGTAGATGTTCAAAACAAGGCATCCAAAATGAACTGTCTCAGTATTTCTGCATCACCTTTTTCCTTGTATAAAGATAACTGTCTGTGTTATTTACAAAAAATGGTAATAAACTGCCACTGTTCAAATTACTAGTGAGCTAATAACTGTTTTGATGTGGTTCATCTCAGTTAGGAGCAAGTGATGAGATACATTAAAATTATGACAGTTAAATCTTAAAAGTTAGTGTATATTTTTAAATCCCAGTATTTGTTTTTGATGGGGGGAGGGGTCTCTTGTTGATGTTCATGTTGCGCTAGGTTTTTGATTCTTATCACCATCTACACCACAGAGTGGAATAAAATGTAAGTCAAGACCTCAACTTGCTTCATCCTTTGTAGTCCCTAATCATTAATGTACTGGTGGAAACTGTTTGTAAAGAAATGATATTTTGGAACAGTTCTGTTTTGATTGCTCCACAGTGCAATATTTAAACTCCTAACTGCCCTTTTACAGTAATTCTCCCACAACATCCTGTATTCGTCCTGTTTGATATGTCAAGCAGCATTCTTTCTCCTCTGCTCATCTCCTTGCTAGAATTTGGGTGTTGGGTGCCCAAGTACCTTGCTGAACTGACCATTCTTCATGTGAGCCCATGTACTGGGTGACTGTACGCTCTTTGAATATAGTTGATTTTGGAGCCTGACCAGTTATGCCCTCGACTCATGTACATAACAAATGCACTTTCCAGCTGGGTTCCTGCACCCCCAACTCCTCCTTAACTCAGAATGCTAAGGCCAATTTTAGTGCCTTATTCCAGCCCTGAATGAGGATTTTTGGAACCTTGATTGTTTGTGGCCAGTAAGATGTACATGAACATCCCTATTTAGAACTTTCATTTTCTTTTGAGGACTACAGTGTGTGTTGAAGGATTAGATTCTGACCTCTTAGTCATAATGAGCTTCATTTAGTTCTGCACTAGGACACTCTGCTGAGATTATCACTATATGAGTAATGCTGGTGTGACGAAAATATCTCTTTCTCTTAATGCTCCGTCATCTGCCAGCTATGTCAAAGCAGCATTGAGCGATAAGGTGGACAGAATATTGGTCTACTTGCCAGCTGACATTTCCTTTGAGGGAAAAACAAGGTTCTAGTTGGTGTATTTTTGGTGTATTAAATGGCAGTCCAGAATGTCCTTTTGTTTTAAATGGAATAAAATATTTTTTACAATAAGCCTGTTACTGAAAAATAGTGGATTAAATTTGCATTGCTGCTTATGTACCTGATAGTAACTGTTAGCCAATGTCTTTGTCTGTTTTCATATTGAATTAATTCAAAGAAGAAAGGACAAATGTTTTGTTTCCCATGAACTGAGCAGCACACAATGTGTGCACTTTGGAAATTTAAGAATATTTGGCTAAATTCAGACTGCTTTGAAAAATAAAAAGATGTcatcaaagtgatggaaggtgtcatcaacaatgcaATCAAGTGGCATTTGCTAACCAACAGCATGTTCACCAGTACACATTTTGAGTTTTTCAGGATCTCCTggctcttgacctcattacagtctagGCCCAAACATGGACCAAAGAGCTGCACTCTAGAGATGAGGTGAGAGGGACTGTCCTTCACATCAGGCAACATTTGATTCAGTGTGAGATCAAGAAGCTGGAGCAAAATTCATGTTGGGAATCTGACAAATTCCACTGGTTATAGAGTTATGCCTTAAACAAAAAGAAACGTGGTTGTTGCAGACCAATCATCTCatctccaggatatctctgcaggagttcttcagagCACAATCCAAGGCCTAACTGTCCTTTGCTGTTTTCAGTGGTGATGATTGCAGTGTGTGTCGCCTATTTTCAGCTACTTGGAAAATGAAGCAGTCTGTGCCCTTATGCAATAAGACCAGGTCAGCAATTAGCCTTGACTGAAAGGAACAAGTAATATTTGTGCCATGCAAATCCTAGGCAATGACATTCTCCTATAAGAGAAATCTAACTTACTCCCCATTATTTAAATATTATTACCATCATCAGATTTCCCCATAATTAACACTTTGGGGGTTACCATTTATGAGAAAACTATTTGTACTGGCTGTAGACATCTGTAGCACTAAAATAGGTCAGATTGGTTAGTAATTCCTGACTCCCTAGTGCCTGTCCACAAAgtacaagtcagaagtgtaatgaAATGCTGTCTgtttgcctggataagtgcagcttgAGCAATACTCTTAAGATCAATATCATTACAAGAACAAAGCTGATTACTTGATTAGCATCCCATCCACCATCTAACtttcactcactccatcgccaacAACTGTGGTTggtacaagatgcactacagcaaAAACCCATTGGcttcttcaacagcaccttctaaactgaGGAGCTCTACCATTAAAAAGGCAGCAAGGATGTGTGAACACTACCATCTCCAAGTGTGCCTTGAATTATGCAACAgtctgatttggaaatgtattgtTGTTCTTTATTTGGTCAAAGTCCTAAATCTCCTTACGTAATAGTATTGTGAGAGAGTATTCCTATGTACTGCAGTGATTTAAGGTGTCTCACCATGATTTCCTTGAGGATAATTAAGGATGGTTACTTGATActaccttgccagtgatgcccacattgtGTCAATGCATAAGAGATGTTCATAAACTGTATTTGTGATAAACCTTGGAGATACTATGTAAAGGTGTTTTaatttttgatttaaaaaaaaacaaactgaatCGCTGCTGTTTGAGATACTCATGCTGGGTATGTACTATTTTGtttctcccctgttttccccCTTCTTTCTAGATGACGCTTAAGGTGTTTACTCTTGGGTTTTGGATCCCTAGGTACCAGCAGCCCTTTGGCATCTCCTCCAGCCATTTTGTGTGAACCAGTGAGTATCAGCAATGTATTTGAAGAGTAGGGCAAACAAGTCCAATCCTGTTCTTGGCAGATGTAAGCAGCCATGCAGTTTCCAGCAAGTAATATGATCACCCAGTTACTATTTCCCAGCCCCTCTTACCGACATCTCTTGATCCATTTGGACTGAGGTCATTTGTAATGATCCAGCAGCTTCTTAGCTAATTTAATCCTGTCCAGTAATTGAAGGTAGGGCTTTTTAGCTTGAATGGTTTAATGGTTAATGTTTATTTGCTAATTCTTCAGGTAATACACAGGTTATTAAAACTGACTGACTGGTTCCAAGGGTTCTGGCTGCCGCAATACTGTTCATGACAAGACTGCACCATGTCTGTCAGCAGACGCTTTCACACCAAGGGATATTCCAAGTATGGGACAAATGGGGACTATGATACATTCCTCTCCACCAGACCAAGCTGAGATTAATTGCTGCATTATTTCTGATGCTAAGTTTGTGATCATTTATTTGTGTTCATTCAAAGTGAGCATTTGGTTTCCCTTGGGCTAGAGAGTGGAATAAAGGTTTCCTTCCAGATTTATACCTAGCTCAAGACAAAAGCTGAAATATTTCTGCCATATGAGTTGGTTTAATCAATTGATATGCCTTTAAAGTTCAAATCAATTCATTAGATTAGGTTCCAGGTGGTCTTGCCCTTCCTTAGCTCAGTAACCTCCAGCCTTGGAGCTTTTGAGAGCTCTTAACTGATATTATTCAAGTTTTATTTATGGGCTGATCTGCTTTTCTCCTAGCATTCAAATTCTAAAAGACAATTAACATAATCaacttttaaaaatcaatttaatTACAACTCCTACTCCTTCCTCACTGTGAACGACTATTGCAGAGCTTCATGTATGCATGTCTACAGTTGCAAGTTTGGTTTTCACAGTTGTGATAGAAAGAAATCAACCATGCAAACTCACTTGTTCAACTATGTGTAAGTTAGGGAAACTATTCACTATGCAATTTAAAATGAAAGAACACTCCACAAGCACTTCTGACTGAACTTGTTAACTATATTCAACAGAATATTCTCAGGAAGTTTGTAATTTGAGTTCCTCTTGGTTATTTATGCTCCATGCTATAATTTGTCCCTGGTGGTCAATTTAATTTTTTTGTATTTTGATAATGTAATATTAGGAGATTGAACAATAAACTGTGTTTGGTATTTTTTCCTGTCAgtagtgggggaaatagaggtgATGGTGTAGTCCTGTTTCTAAATTTTAACTTAGTTTGTCCCTTTGTTCTTCTAGTAATTTCTTGAAGTATCTCACCTTCATACCTTTCATTTAAAGTTCCTCTCTCACATCCAGATGTCACTCCAATTTCTAATGGAGGTATCTTCTCTGCCCTTGCAGAGTGTCGTCTTTTCCTATAATTCCAACCTCCATCTCAGCTCTTATTCCCTCTGAAGTTTTGTCCTGTTCCTTCTGAAATCTCTCCCCTTCTAAACTTTGATAACACCTACAAAACAAACCTACAAAAAATAGTTCCCAACTAGAAGGACAAGCTTAGCAGACATGGGAATAAAATCAGACATAAGTTTCCTTCCAAGccatacaccatcctgacttggaaactaCAGTGCTTTTCCTTACATACTGCTAGGTCAACAGCACGTGGATTATAGTGGTCCAAGAATGTAACTGACCAACACCACCTCAGCAGCAATTAGATATGAACAACAAATGTTAGtactcatcctgtgaatgaataaaggaaactgTCATGCATGGACATGTCATTTGTTTCCCTTTTTGTTTTTATCACTGATCTAGAATTGTTTTATTGTATCATTCTCtattctcattccccctcccAAGCCTCTTTtgtgtttagaacatagaacagtacatcacaggaacaggccctacgGCTATGATGCTGTGTTGAACATGAAGCCAAAtaaaactaatcccttctgcatgCCCTTGGTCTGTATCTTTCCATTCCTTACATATTCATGTGCTGacctaaaagtcccttaaatgccctaAACTTTGCTGCTTCAACCACCACCTGTAGCAGTGCACACTAACTCCTCatgtctcctttgaactttcccccctcACCACTTAAATAcatgtgttgagagtgtggtgttggaaaagcacagcagatcaggcagcatctgaggagcaggcgcattgatgttttgggcaaaagcccttcaggaatgaggctcattcctgatgaagggcttttgcccgaaacatcaatgctcctgctcctcggatgctgcctgacctattgtgcttttccagcaccatactctagACTCTTATTTCCAGTAGCTGCAAGCCCTCCCTTTCACCTACTTAAATACATgcccctagtattagacatttaaACTCTTGGGAAAATGATTCTGACCGTCAGCATAATTTTTGCATCTCATAATTGTTTGGACTTtgatcaagtctcccctcagcctctgctgctccagaaCAAAAAACCTGAGTTTTTCTGGCCTCTCCTtctagctcataccctctaatctaggcagcatcctggtaaacctcttttgcatcctctccatgtccttcctgtaatgtggtgaacaGAATTGAATACAGTACTCTTAAGTGTGGCTTAACTAAAGTCTTATAaaactgcaacataacatcctgactcttatactcagttccagaccaataaaggcaagcatgccatatgcatTCAATACCACCTtatctacttgtgtggccactttcagggagctatgactTGTACATCagtgctgttcagggtcctgcctgTATACtcttccttaacatttgatctcccaaagtacagcacctcacacttaaccAGATTGAAGTCCATTTGCCTTTTCTTCacaatatctgcaactgatctacatcctgctgtatcctttgacagccttctacactatctacaactccactgatctttgtatgttctgcaaacttactaacccacccatctacatttgcatctaagtcatttacatATCTCGCAAACACAAGAGGCCCATGCGGAACACCATTAGTCATGGACCTGTAGTCTGAAAAACACTTTtacaccactaccctctgtcttctttgggcaagccaattctgaatccatgtgaccaagtcaccatggatcccatgcatcttaatcttctggatgagcctactgTGAGGGatcttgttgaaagccttactaaagtccatgtaaacaacatccaTTGCTGTATCCTCATCAATTATCACcaccttgaaaaattcaatcaagttagtaagacagtACGtgtcctgcacaaagccatgttgactgacCCTAATTAGGCCAGGCGTTTCCAACTtgtataaatcctatccctaagaattctctccaataccaTCCCAATCACTGAAGAGagactcaccggtctatggtTTCTTGGATTGTTCCTATTTCCCTTCTTAAATAGCGGAACAATATTAGGTACTTGCCAGTCCACCAGGATCTTTCTAGTGGCTAGCAAGGTaacaaagatcttggtcaagcTCCTCGCTTGCATCTCTCTGTAATCTGGGGTAGATATCGTTGGGTTCTAGGGAATGATCCACCTCAATGCTCTTCAAGTGGTCCAACACCACTATTGGGGAAACAAAATTCTACTGAAAGTAAGTTTACCAATCAAGTTCTCACTGTGCTGCCTTTTGCCTTTAATTCAGCAGCTATTGATGGTCACATTCTCTGCACCAGTTTTTCCCTTGACCCCACGAGAGCTGTTGATAGTTTCTTTCCCTTAATTATTCCCCAGGGTATACCACACATCTATTTTCTTAAACCCCAGGATGCAGATTAAACAGCTTCAGTGAACAACGGTTTAACCAATTGGATCTGCCTAGATCACCTAAAGCTACTGCCTGTAAGTTGGggaaggcagaaaccctcataacatttaagaagtatttagatatgGGCTTGTGATACCAAGACATGAAAGGCTATGGGCCAGACACTGGAAAAAGGGTTTAGAATAGTTAGGAGGTCTGTTTTTAAACTGACACTGACTCAAAAGGGCTGAAGAGCTTTTTTTCTATGCTGTATAGACCTCTGTTATTTATCTGGCTGTGGTCTCAATGACAATATAACTGACCACTATTCAAGGATCATTCgggaagaaaaaacaaaaacttCTACAAACAACTCCTAATCTCATCAAGCCGTTCTCCCATCCATGCCTTTGCTGCTTAATCTATAGAGTTTCCAGTAAACCAATTGTTTAATGtaaaatttttgtctgttttcaaATTTCTCAAAATCTCTCACTTCGTGCAGCCCCATTAATCCTGCTAGATC of the Chiloscyllium punctatum isolate Juve2018m chromosome 25, sChiPun1.3, whole genome shotgun sequence genome contains:
- the nkrf gene encoding NF-kappa-B-repressing factor: MAAGVESLAGPKLQLTEAVEQYRGLSESDKHWRIRRQFILRHIQNYPGNRMEQLLALSMVWTNHVFLGCRYSPDLLERVFRMAEGIDVGDIGSIELVPGSATNKRSNSDNGENPTAKRKPPLFRPRFRFEPVAFVSSSTKEEDEVKKKPSQSDKPRRWADLDEDNSNCLIRMEEKSVKAESQSTSKTSKSSKSSNGPLDPATSQNSNTCDYDSLCKTIFTDGEQAKSGNCVNGISCLSTYMSKIQQNYSAKYEAYHSNPSDLYPTMRGPDFSKTPVANKQGYKGLGFTQTKRSKSRKSSKKNASKSVLPEPLSSKESPSGGFSPSAIKSRQTFFNMLQISVSRKLSSIGGFSNQLNHSDVLSSCIQTCKTNPQYFYVSLKEIPPADVPKNKKVLTDGYACELRCQGVYLATGYAGSKIGARDRASEQALKLFLKDVVVEVVKRKCKSNCIDDLILCEKNTPRNDIPPALKKPDEKIPSKDTKDTANKGNETTKQNNRNSKDLKKKHWMDFVILETAKNAVCILNNSAQFNRMTVDYKFQLTPSQIWQCRVFVEDHFIAEAYGTKKLVKHTAAEKALTILRETQPVVKSSKPGNTDAAISRSAILGRSAEEALKQKITEDNIGNQLLRKMGWKGGGLGKEGEGIAEPIIVKEQFKREGLGLEMSKSGSKLNKRDIEDLIKNYARSDKQEELTFSKELTNDERMQIHQMAAKYGLKSKSYGKGKERYLVVSRKVRVDDIMNQLAQEGQVGRFELVVPGSST